One segment of Herbaspirillum hiltneri N3 DNA contains the following:
- a CDS encoding toxin co-regulated pilus biosynthesis Q family protein yields MGRIGNSPRRAQSAIVPLVFTALQAFFPLAHAAGPAASGVATMRYPSGAGASGVNFDLLAADGAFGDDCDPPLLASAASETSDVDTILLAKLDGEKKSTRATRTKSAAAPAPAVAASVPSRVEARPVDPTWEIVVADKTLNAAMARWAAQAGWQLLWELPVDYAVEARTTVPGSFEEAVSTVAKSMEGAEIPMKAVFYQGNKVLRIMSKGSE; encoded by the coding sequence ATGGGTCGGATCGGGAACAGCCCGCGCCGCGCGCAGTCGGCGATCGTCCCCCTTGTTTTCACTGCCTTGCAGGCGTTCTTTCCGCTCGCTCATGCTGCCGGCCCGGCAGCTTCCGGCGTGGCGACGATGCGCTATCCGTCAGGCGCAGGTGCGAGCGGCGTGAACTTCGACCTGCTGGCAGCCGACGGAGCCTTCGGCGACGATTGCGATCCGCCTCTGCTGGCATCGGCCGCAAGTGAAACGAGCGACGTCGACACGATTCTCCTGGCCAAGCTGGACGGCGAAAAGAAGAGCACGCGCGCCACGCGCACCAAGTCCGCCGCCGCGCCTGCTCCCGCAGTTGCGGCGAGCGTGCCGTCCAGGGTGGAAGCCAGGCCGGTCGATCCGACCTGGGAAATCGTTGTCGCCGACAAGACGCTCAATGCCGCCATGGCGCGGTGGGCAGCGCAGGCCGGCTGGCAATTGCTGTGGGAGCTGCCGGTCGATTATGCGGTGGAGGCGCGCACCACCGTGCCCGGCTCGTTCGAAGAAGCGGTCAGCACGGTCGCAAAGAGCATGGAGGGCGCGGAAATCCCGATGAAGGCCGTGTTCTATCAAGGCAACAAGGTTTTGCGCATCATGTCCAAGGGGAGTGAATAA
- the sctC gene encoding type III secretion system outer membrane ring subunit SctC, whose protein sequence is MRFRELLKSWCMGLLVAALLLWGTTLHAAVPATWKDTGFSINATSMTLRGVMEEFSRTYGVRLSMTATGDRLIKSRLKADNGVEFLNRLAATSKFHWFVYNNTLYVVPADDNTSVRLEIGEDAVQDAKSALIGLGLFDDRFGWGELPDEGVVIVGGPRSYVELARTILLPDEKKETRKGRQIMLFRLKYATAMDRVITSRGKNETIPGIKTILSNLLFGAHAAGEKVTGSSPSGAFDSDSRKRSRTPKNERGVARDVGNERFVPLFNAPAADGKNQVPPGDDAGGRYDTGSSSGGHENPRIEADPTLNAIMIYDDIKKKDMYASLIAQLDVQPQQIEIEALIVDIDRSKLSDMGVEWGVRAGAVNTLVNGMAVDSAGTNLPLPGATLLISNAARFYARLKAMESNGEAHVLATPTVLTLDNVAAVLDLSRSAYVSLIGERVADMSDITAGTMLRVIPRIIHEGGQTRVRLEVDIEDGSLDSTDNNGSSKSSGNTGTIAANVTRSTISTQAIIDMQQTLMIGGYRAESLTRNKQKVPVLGDIPVLGGLFRSESQSTSTRERLFLITPRITGTDGVAANTVSRTTDRAKETAKEQRAAARRAAAGLPPVAVAATTAAAAPATATAAAPSPDSGVSTLKEPLPAAVSSAAGAPDANAPLMADAPLAGMSMGSGVRVPLRAKAPTCARPKRVY, encoded by the coding sequence ATGAGATTCCGTGAATTGCTCAAGTCGTGGTGCATGGGCTTGCTGGTGGCGGCGCTGCTGCTGTGGGGCACTACCTTGCACGCGGCCGTGCCCGCGACGTGGAAGGATACCGGCTTTTCCATCAATGCAACCAGCATGACCTTGCGCGGCGTCATGGAAGAGTTCAGCCGCACCTACGGCGTGCGCCTGTCCATGACGGCGACCGGCGACCGGCTGATCAAAAGCCGGCTCAAGGCCGACAACGGAGTGGAGTTCCTCAACCGCTTGGCGGCGACGTCCAAGTTCCACTGGTTTGTCTATAACAACACCTTGTATGTGGTGCCGGCCGACGACAATACCTCGGTACGCCTCGAGATCGGCGAGGACGCCGTGCAGGATGCCAAATCGGCGCTGATCGGCCTGGGCCTGTTCGACGATCGCTTCGGCTGGGGAGAATTGCCGGACGAGGGAGTCGTCATCGTCGGTGGTCCGCGCAGCTACGTGGAGCTGGCGCGCACCATCTTGCTGCCCGATGAAAAGAAGGAAACACGCAAGGGTCGGCAGATCATGTTGTTCCGCCTGAAGTACGCAACCGCAATGGACCGCGTGATTACGTCGCGAGGAAAGAACGAGACCATTCCCGGCATCAAGACCATCCTCAGCAACCTGTTGTTCGGCGCCCATGCGGCGGGTGAGAAGGTGACGGGTTCGTCGCCGTCCGGGGCGTTCGACAGCGACAGCAGGAAACGCTCACGCACGCCGAAGAATGAGAGAGGCGTCGCCCGCGACGTCGGCAACGAGCGCTTCGTGCCGCTGTTCAACGCACCTGCCGCCGACGGCAAGAACCAGGTTCCGCCAGGCGACGATGCCGGTGGCCGATACGACACCGGCAGCAGCAGCGGCGGACACGAGAATCCGCGCATCGAGGCCGATCCTACACTCAACGCGATCATGATTTATGACGACATCAAGAAAAAAGACATGTACGCATCGCTGATCGCCCAGCTCGACGTGCAGCCGCAGCAGATCGAGATCGAAGCCCTGATTGTCGATATCGATCGCAGCAAGTTGTCCGACATGGGCGTCGAATGGGGCGTACGCGCCGGCGCCGTCAACACCTTGGTCAACGGCATGGCGGTTGATTCGGCCGGGACCAATCTTCCGCTGCCCGGTGCCACGCTGCTCATCAGCAATGCCGCGCGTTTCTACGCGCGTCTCAAAGCCATGGAATCCAACGGCGAGGCGCATGTGCTGGCGACGCCGACCGTACTGACCTTGGACAACGTGGCGGCGGTGCTGGACCTGAGCCGCAGCGCCTATGTCTCGCTGATCGGCGAACGGGTGGCCGACATGTCCGATATCACCGCCGGGACCATGCTGCGGGTGATCCCGCGCATCATCCATGAAGGCGGCCAGACGCGTGTGCGCCTGGAAGTGGACATCGAAGACGGTTCGCTCGACAGCACCGATAACAATGGTTCCTCAAAATCCTCCGGCAATACCGGGACCATTGCAGCGAATGTGACGCGTTCGACCATCAGCACGCAGGCAATCATCGACATGCAGCAGACGCTGATGATCGGCGGCTATCGCGCCGAATCGCTGACGCGCAACAAACAGAAAGTGCCGGTGCTGGGCGATATCCCGGTGCTGGGCGGATTGTTCCGCAGCGAATCGCAATCGACCAGCACGCGCGAACGCCTGTTCCTGATCACTCCTCGCATCACCGGAACGGACGGCGTGGCCGCCAATACGGTGTCGAGGACCACGGATCGCGCCAAGGAAACTGCCAAGGAGCAGCGCGCGGCCGCCCGTCGGGCCGCAGCCGGCCTGCCTCCGGTAGCGGTCGCAGCGACGACTGCCGCCGCTGCACCGGCGACGGCGACCGCAGCGGCGCCGTCGCCAGACTCAGGCGTATCGACCCTCAAGGAACCGTTGCCTGCTGCGGTTTCCTCGGCAGCCGGCGCCCCCGACGCCAACGCGCCGCTGATGGCGGATGCACCCTTGGCCGGCATGTCGATGGGCAGCGGAGTGCGTGTGCCCTTGCGCGCCAAGGCGCCGACTTGCGCCAGGCCCAAGCGTGTCTATTGA
- a CDS encoding FliH/SctL family protein: protein MRDFCIECIAVPPALRAEHGVLRAPSLRVAADAGRAADQILREAHEEAARVRASAQEDAGRAVRQEQEQVAARGLAFVADLMAVQQELLGRVEELVGDLAQQTFDRLVLESTPRERIDAMVRRILLEAPGKLVAPVLSMHPDDISAAPGGAWELRSDAGLTPGTCKLEAASGEWRADFELAAAALRTVLGTVAQTLRTPVAKADADAAADQDEGVINLEDSDGDLAPQGTTH, encoded by the coding sequence ATGAGAGATTTTTGCATTGAGTGCATCGCCGTGCCGCCCGCGCTGCGCGCCGAGCACGGCGTGCTGCGGGCTCCCTCGTTGCGGGTCGCCGCCGATGCCGGGCGCGCGGCCGATCAAATCTTGCGAGAGGCACACGAGGAGGCCGCGCGGGTGCGGGCGTCGGCGCAAGAGGATGCCGGCAGGGCGGTGCGCCAGGAGCAGGAGCAGGTAGCGGCGCGAGGCCTGGCGTTCGTGGCTGACCTGATGGCTGTCCAGCAGGAGTTGCTGGGGCGAGTGGAGGAGCTGGTCGGCGATCTGGCGCAGCAGACCTTTGACCGCCTGGTGCTGGAATCGACGCCGCGTGAACGCATCGACGCCATGGTGCGCAGGATTCTTTTGGAAGCACCCGGCAAGCTGGTGGCGCCGGTGTTGTCGATGCATCCCGACGACATCAGTGCGGCGCCGGGCGGCGCCTGGGAGCTTAGGAGCGATGCCGGCCTGACGCCCGGAACCTGCAAGCTCGAAGCGGCAAGCGGCGAGTGGCGCGCCGATTTCGAGCTGGCTGCGGCAGCCTTGCGTACGGTGCTGGGCACGGTTGCACAAACGCTCCGCACCCCCGTCGCCAAAGCTGACGCTGATGCGGCTGCCGATCAGGACGAAGGCGTCATAAATCTTGAGGATTCCGATGGAGACTTGGCGCCGCAAGGAACCACTCACTAG
- the sctJ gene encoding type III secretion system inner membrane ring lipoprotein SctJ encodes MKNLISWTCTVGLLALLAGCGKMVVLQAGLNDGDANEIVLVLNRKGMEVEKQKNKEGVTLLVKDQDLSRATEAMNVAGLPRRTLSNLGEVFKKQGMISTPMEERIRYIHGLSEELENTLQQFDHVVSARVHVVLPERIAPGEPIQPSSAAVFVKYHPPLDEDAVTPRIRRLVASSIPGLSGEDGRNKVSVVMMPGEPPPAGIEWTTVGPFIVAVSSAGGLMFTLLAMTALAATALAYTGVRAAMRNPRVAQWVMQLTMRWAAQRTASREKAAAKAAARTAAAAQSLMATMHKEATAAPSKSTPEAPKP; translated from the coding sequence ATGAAAAACCTAATCAGCTGGACGTGCACCGTCGGCTTGCTGGCCTTGCTGGCGGGATGCGGCAAGATGGTCGTCTTGCAGGCCGGCCTCAACGATGGCGACGCCAATGAAATTGTCCTGGTGCTCAATCGCAAGGGCATGGAAGTTGAGAAGCAGAAGAACAAGGAAGGCGTGACCCTGCTGGTCAAGGACCAGGACCTGTCGCGCGCGACCGAGGCGATGAACGTCGCCGGCTTGCCGAGACGCACCTTGTCCAACCTCGGCGAAGTGTTCAAGAAGCAAGGCATGATCTCGACGCCGATGGAAGAGCGCATTCGCTATATCCATGGCCTGTCGGAAGAACTGGAAAATACCTTGCAGCAGTTCGACCACGTGGTGTCTGCGCGGGTGCATGTGGTGCTGCCCGAACGGATCGCGCCCGGGGAGCCGATCCAGCCCTCGTCGGCGGCGGTATTCGTGAAATATCATCCGCCGCTCGATGAAGACGCCGTGACGCCGCGCATACGGCGGCTGGTGGCGTCCAGCATCCCGGGCCTGTCCGGCGAGGACGGGCGCAACAAGGTGTCGGTGGTGATGATGCCGGGCGAGCCGCCGCCTGCCGGTATCGAATGGACTACCGTCGGACCGTTCATCGTCGCGGTCAGCTCGGCCGGCGGACTGATGTTTACGCTGCTGGCAATGACCGCGCTGGCCGCGACGGCCCTTGCTTATACCGGAGTGCGCGCCGCCATGCGCAATCCGCGGGTGGCGCAATGGGTGATGCAATTGACCATGCGCTGGGCCGCCCAGCGCACCGCTTCGCGTGAAAAGGCGGCTGCCAAAGCTGCAGCCAGGACGGCGGCAGCGGCGCAATCCCTGATGGCGACCATGCATAAGGAAGCGACGGCCGCACCTAGCAAATCAACGCCCGAGGCGCCCAAGCCATGA
- the pilN gene encoding PilN family type IVB pilus formation outer membrane protein codes for MSLKLTALVPAILLVGGCTGLSGKIDSDISQADDKVRNLVKDVGRTAPGAVIPATPLVTHDTGIWLGKNVVKLGQPALPPIFYEPTTFDRTINSLSELAERITLRSGIPSKVTPDAIAVAGHAFRTRIGLPGMAGAGAAPGMLPLPPGLPGEAAAAPAGAAGRAAAAVPSGTAGNSIADMPNGVRISYGNGSLKGLLDTSAARFGVSWKYVDGVIQFFHTESRNFQISAIPGDSTFTATVTSGASSTGGVSGGGGSGGGAGGGSTGGGSSVSANNSQNTGVASKLSVYTGLENAIKVMLSPYGKVLASPATGAITVVDTPDSLDRVAAYIEGENKALSRQIAINVTVLSVSLRDADEYGINWSAVYNSLNRRYGISNSFAPSDGAVGFTAGIVGGSKFSGSKAVINALSEQGKVRRQTTASVVTLNNQPVPVQVARQTSYLQSSQTAVVAQVGTTTTLIPGVVTAGFNMSILPHVLTNGTVMLQFSTDISTLRQIRNIDSNGTHIESPELDTRNFLQRVSMKSNETLIISGFEQTDDNLDYRGVGTPKNFVLGGGMNAATNKEVIVVLITPVTMAAL; via the coding sequence ATGTCGCTGAAACTTACTGCGCTGGTTCCGGCCATCTTGCTGGTCGGCGGATGCACGGGCTTATCCGGCAAGATCGATTCCGATATCAGCCAGGCCGACGACAAGGTGCGCAACCTGGTCAAGGACGTTGGCCGCACCGCGCCCGGGGCGGTGATACCGGCCACGCCGCTGGTGACGCACGACACCGGCATCTGGCTCGGCAAGAACGTGGTCAAGCTGGGGCAACCGGCCTTGCCACCGATTTTCTACGAACCGACCACCTTCGATCGCACCATCAATTCGTTGTCCGAGCTGGCTGAGCGCATCACGCTGCGCTCGGGGATTCCCAGCAAGGTGACGCCGGACGCGATAGCTGTGGCGGGGCATGCGTTCCGCACGAGGATCGGCTTGCCGGGGATGGCGGGGGCGGGCGCTGCGCCAGGCATGCTGCCGTTGCCGCCGGGACTGCCGGGCGAGGCTGCGGCTGCACCTGCCGGCGCAGCCGGCCGCGCTGCGGCAGCCGTTCCGTCCGGGACTGCCGGCAACAGCATTGCGGACATGCCCAACGGCGTGCGCATTTCCTATGGCAACGGTTCGTTGAAGGGGCTGCTCGACACTTCGGCGGCGCGCTTCGGCGTGTCATGGAAATACGTCGACGGCGTGATCCAGTTCTTTCATACCGAATCGCGCAACTTCCAGATCAGCGCGATCCCCGGCGACTCCACGTTTACCGCAACGGTGACCAGCGGCGCCAGTTCGACCGGCGGTGTGTCGGGCGGTGGCGGAAGCGGAGGCGGCGCCGGCGGCGGCAGCACTGGAGGCGGCAGTTCGGTGTCCGCCAACAACTCGCAGAATACCGGGGTGGCGTCGAAACTGTCGGTCTATACCGGCCTGGAAAACGCCATCAAGGTCATGCTGTCTCCTTACGGCAAGGTGTTGGCTTCCCCGGCAACGGGCGCTATCACGGTGGTCGATACGCCGGATTCGCTGGATCGTGTCGCCGCCTATATCGAGGGTGAGAACAAGGCGCTGTCGCGTCAGATCGCGATCAACGTCACGGTGTTGTCGGTCAGCCTGCGTGACGCCGATGAATACGGCATCAACTGGTCGGCCGTCTACAACAGCCTGAACCGTCGCTATGGCATCAGCAACAGCTTTGCCCCGTCCGACGGCGCGGTGGGCTTCACCGCCGGCATTGTCGGCGGTTCAAAATTCTCCGGCAGCAAGGCGGTCATCAATGCGTTGTCCGAGCAGGGCAAGGTGCGACGCCAGACGACCGCTTCGGTGGTGACGCTGAACAACCAGCCGGTCCCGGTCCAAGTGGCGCGCCAGACCAGCTACCTGCAGTCGTCGCAGACCGCCGTGGTGGCTCAGGTCGGCACCACCACCACGCTGATTCCGGGGGTGGTGACGGCAGGCTTCAACATGAGCATCCTGCCGCACGTGCTGACCAACGGCACCGTGATGCTGCAGTTCTCGACCGATATCTCGACGCTGCGCCAGATCCGCAACATCGACAGCAACGGCACGCACATCGAATCGCCCGAGCTGGATACGCGCAATTTCCTGCAGCGCGTGTCGATGAAATCGAACGAGACGCTGATCATCAGCGGCTTTGAACAGACCGACGACAATCTTGACTATCGCGGCGTCGGCACTCCGAAGAACTTCGTGCTGGGCGGCGGGATGAACGCCGCCACCAACAAGGAAGTCATCGTCGTCCTGATTACGCCGGTAACAATGGCGGCTTTGTGA
- a CDS encoding EscI/YscI/HrpB family type III secretion system inner rod protein: MDATTQVAAFSETSARGAEQKSRFSLDIQAFDANEGAQFRAALERRMQQQAIHIPPDSSSLGTAIAGRANNLASQVQKDQLYVSKLLEHATRTGDSLQLMKAMMALNDYQLRVQTISKTVSKAASSVDSLTKLQ, from the coding sequence ATGGACGCGACAACGCAGGTAGCGGCATTTTCTGAGACTTCTGCGCGCGGCGCGGAACAGAAAAGCCGGTTTTCTTTGGACATACAGGCGTTCGATGCCAATGAAGGAGCGCAGTTTCGCGCTGCGCTGGAACGCCGCATGCAACAGCAGGCCATCCACATCCCGCCTGATAGCAGCTCGCTGGGTACGGCCATCGCAGGCCGCGCCAACAATCTTGCCTCGCAAGTGCAGAAGGATCAGCTGTATGTCTCCAAACTGCTCGAACATGCCACCCGTACCGGCGATTCGCTACAATTGATGAAAGCCATGATGGCGCTCAACGATTACCAGTTGCGCGTGCAGACCATTTCCAAGACGGTATCGAAGGCGGCGTCGTCGGTCGATTCCCTGACCAAGCTGCAATAA